A single region of the Chryseobacterium culicis genome encodes:
- a CDS encoding MFS transporter encodes MIIKPSKISLPLKLTFLIFSMVLNCMGLVILQLAEEKITYGELGLLESFKDLPIAFISLFAVSFINKTGPKKALILALTIVGFCSCLLPFVKVFWFYKLWFAIIGACFAIGKICVFGIIRNNISDEKSLAKTMNNVEASFMIGIFVVNTGFGWVISSQYSEFWKFGFLLIALLSVLTIFLLSKIEIVESKPVESKSILSELSGFTTPTVALFLAVVFFIVFVEQGFNSWLPSFYKNHLKVNSFFALQATSFLSIFSYAGRTVTANIIKRFSLPRYYTTCMALIITLLIIILGVQYFDSEDSRFLLFLFPVIGLFLSPLYPVINSRMIAQVDKDKINLFTSLIVIFSSLGSSVSSIIMAVLFEKQLLNYYPLYILSSVILLFVISFIYFTVTNRK; translated from the coding sequence ATGATCATCAAGCCTTCCAAAATTTCTCTCCCATTAAAACTTACCTTTCTCATTTTTTCAATGGTTTTAAACTGTATGGGATTGGTGATTCTGCAGTTGGCAGAAGAGAAAATCACCTATGGAGAACTAGGGCTTTTAGAATCTTTTAAAGATTTACCCATTGCTTTTATTTCGCTTTTTGCCGTGAGCTTTATCAATAAAACCGGTCCTAAAAAAGCATTGATCTTAGCCCTGACTATTGTTGGATTCTGCTCCTGCCTTCTTCCTTTTGTAAAAGTTTTCTGGTTTTATAAACTATGGTTTGCAATTATTGGAGCCTGTTTCGCTATTGGTAAAATCTGTGTTTTTGGGATTATAAGGAATAATATTTCGGATGAAAAATCTCTGGCAAAGACCATGAATAATGTAGAAGCCTCTTTTATGATCGGAATTTTCGTAGTGAATACCGGTTTTGGATGGGTGATTTCCAGCCAGTATTCGGAATTCTGGAAGTTTGGTTTTCTGCTGATTGCTTTATTATCTGTATTGACTATTTTTTTGCTTTCGAAGATAGAAATAGTAGAGTCTAAGCCTGTGGAAAGCAAAAGTATTCTCTCAGAATTATCAGGGTTTACCACCCCTACAGTAGCTTTATTTTTAGCTGTAGTCTTTTTTATCGTCTTTGTAGAACAGGGATTCAATTCATGGCTTCCTTCTTTTTATAAAAACCATCTGAAAGTCAATTCTTTTTTTGCACTTCAGGCTACTTCATTTCTATCCATTTTTTCTTATGCCGGGCGAACGGTTACAGCCAATATTATCAAAAGATTCTCATTACCCAGGTATTATACTACTTGTATGGCTCTTATTATCACCTTGCTGATCATTATACTGGGTGTACAGTATTTTGATTCTGAAGATTCCAGATTCTTGCTTTTTTTATTTCCGGTAATTGGCTTGTTCCTTTCACCCCTCTACCCTGTGATTAATTCAAGAATGATTGCACAAGTAGATAAAGATAAGATCAATCTTTTCACCTCTCTTATTGTTATTTTTTCTTCTCTGGGTAGCTCTGTAAGTTCTATTATTATGGCTGTTTTGTTTGAAAAGCAACTGTTGAATTATTACCCATTATACATCTTATCTTCTGTAATTCTGCTTTTTGTGATTAGTTTTATATATTTTACTGTCACAAATAGAAAATAG
- a CDS encoding SusC/RagA family TonB-linked outer membrane protein: protein MNVRISRSVGVVAVLYFTANFSAQTSKAKDTLAKENKIEEVVVIGYGTQKKSNVTGAIASIKASDIENIPSGKPEQVLQGRAAGVSVVTNSGQPGAAATVRVRGITSFGAGSNSPLWVVDGIVVDNIGWLNQSDIESIEVLKDGASSAIYGVSAAKGVILVTTKKGKKGKLTLSYNGFYGFSNASKKLDLLDATQYAKIINEGFVNDGGTPRFTNPESLGKGTNWQDAIFGTGEKSSHEVSITGGNEKSTYYTSFGYFDQSGVVMSDISNYKRINARFNSTHKVTDYLTIGQTFAYTHVKSQGISANEEFGGPLASAVNLDPTTPVVVTDWSMVDPSGYTNPYIIRDSEGHPYGISRYVNQEMTNPQAFRYLQQGNYNWSDDFVGNVFAELKFLDHFTFKTSLNGKKSYWGSRTYTPKYYLSPNYNNTSFNSLNKVDENKFEWSMENTLTYQNKFGDHNINIMIGQGVYRYNIAGGTSLTYSNLPVDNWQDASFNFNIPQDNITATGWDGIQTRKASYFGRIIYDYADKYLFTGTIRRDGSSKFATNQHWGTFPSMSLGWNVHKENFWPENKVVNNLKLRGGYGVLGNDEMDNFRFASFMVSGSNYTNSGNNIIIGYAPSTLENPNLKWEQTSQLNIAADLKLFNNFTLTADWYKKKTTDILRQINIPGYVGVPNLPWSNVGDMENTGIEIELGYKKNWGDFGISVNGNFATIKNRVLRLEDDIQYFNLASFQTMGAVSRVEVGQPYGSFYGQTYSGVFQNQAQIDNYVNGSGVKLLPNAKPGDFIWQDNNGDGLIDDNDKVNLGSSIPKYTFGLTVNLNYKNFDLMMFAQGQAGNKIFQGLRRLDMLDANYQTRILDRWTGEGSTNDNPRVTRNDPNHNYSWMSNYYLQKGDYVRLKIVQLGYTIPQDVTKRFGMNKVRLYITGENLLTFTKYTGYDPEIAGRNNSEQDIIGVDRAYYPQARTFLIGANIQF, encoded by the coding sequence ATGAATGTAAGAATATCAAGAAGCGTAGGAGTGGTTGCCGTCCTCTATTTTACGGCCAACTTCAGTGCCCAGACCAGCAAGGCGAAGGACACACTTGCGAAAGAAAACAAAATAGAAGAAGTGGTAGTCATTGGATATGGTACTCAGAAAAAGAGTAATGTAACAGGTGCTATAGCGAGTATTAAAGCCAGTGACATAGAAAACATTCCCTCTGGTAAGCCGGAACAGGTATTACAGGGAAGGGCGGCCGGTGTTTCTGTTGTTACAAACTCGGGACAGCCTGGTGCTGCTGCTACTGTACGTGTAAGGGGGATTACCAGTTTTGGAGCGGGAAGTAACAGTCCGCTATGGGTAGTAGACGGTATTGTTGTAGATAATATCGGATGGCTTAACCAGTCGGATATAGAAAGTATTGAAGTCTTAAAAGATGGTGCTTCTTCTGCCATTTACGGGGTCTCTGCTGCAAAAGGAGTAATTCTGGTTACCACCAAAAAAGGGAAAAAAGGAAAACTTACCCTTTCGTATAATGGGTTTTATGGTTTCTCAAATGCTTCTAAAAAGCTGGATCTCTTAGATGCTACGCAATATGCCAAAATTATCAATGAAGGTTTCGTTAATGATGGAGGAACCCCTAGGTTTACCAATCCGGAATCACTTGGAAAGGGAACCAACTGGCAGGATGCTATTTTCGGAACAGGGGAGAAATCTTCTCATGAGGTAAGCATTACCGGTGGTAATGAAAAATCAACCTACTATACATCCTTCGGATATTTTGATCAATCTGGTGTCGTAATGAGTGATATTTCCAATTACAAGAGAATCAATGCCAGATTTAATTCAACCCATAAAGTTACAGACTACCTGACGATAGGTCAAACCTTTGCTTATACCCATGTGAAGTCTCAGGGGATCAGCGCGAATGAAGAATTTGGAGGACCATTGGCTTCAGCGGTTAACCTTGATCCTACCACTCCGGTTGTTGTAACAGATTGGTCAATGGTAGATCCAAGTGGTTATACCAATCCTTATATTATCCGTGATTCTGAGGGACATCCTTATGGAATTTCCAGATACGTAAATCAGGAAATGACCAATCCACAGGCTTTCCGCTACCTGCAGCAAGGAAATTACAACTGGTCAGATGATTTCGTAGGAAATGTTTTTGCCGAGCTTAAATTTCTTGATCATTTTACATTTAAAACCAGCCTGAACGGTAAGAAATCCTATTGGGGAAGCCGTACTTATACTCCGAAATATTATTTAAGTCCGAATTATAACAATACCAGTTTCAATAGTCTGAATAAGGTGGATGAAAATAAATTTGAATGGAGTATGGAAAATACGTTGACCTATCAGAATAAGTTTGGAGATCATAATATTAACATTATGATAGGTCAGGGAGTTTACCGATATAATATTGCTGGTGGAACGAGTCTTACTTATAGTAATCTGCCTGTTGACAATTGGCAGGATGCTTCCTTCAACTTCAATATTCCACAAGATAATATCACTGCGACAGGATGGGACGGAATTCAAACCCGTAAAGCCTCTTATTTTGGTAGAATTATCTATGATTATGCAGACAAATACTTATTTACAGGAACCATTCGTAGAGACGGTTCATCAAAGTTTGCAACCAATCAGCATTGGGGAACTTTCCCATCTATGTCATTAGGATGGAATGTTCATAAAGAAAATTTCTGGCCGGAGAATAAAGTAGTTAATAATCTGAAGCTGAGAGGGGGTTACGGAGTGTTAGGAAATGATGAGATGGATAATTTCAGATTTGCAAGCTTCATGGTTTCAGGAAGTAACTATACCAACTCCGGAAATAATATTATCATTGGCTATGCGCCAAGTACATTAGAAAACCCTAATCTTAAATGGGAACAGACCAGCCAGCTGAATATTGCTGCAGACTTAAAATTATTCAACAATTTTACTTTAACTGCAGATTGGTACAAAAAGAAAACAACCGATATTCTTAGACAAATCAATATCCCAGGTTATGTTGGAGTTCCTAATTTACCTTGGTCAAACGTGGGAGATATGGAGAATACAGGGATAGAGATTGAACTGGGATACAAAAAGAATTGGGGGGACTTCGGAATCTCAGTTAATGGTAACTTCGCGACTATAAAGAATAGAGTTTTACGATTAGAAGATGATATTCAATATTTCAACCTGGCTTCTTTCCAGACTATGGGAGCTGTTTCCAGAGTAGAAGTAGGGCAGCCTTACGGATCTTTTTACGGTCAGACTTACAGCGGAGTATTCCAAAATCAGGCACAAATTGACAATTATGTGAATGGAAGCGGAGTAAAGCTATTGCCGAATGCAAAACCAGGAGACTTTATCTGGCAGGACAATAACGGAGATGGGTTAATTGATGATAATGATAAAGTAAACCTGGGAAGTTCTATCCCGAAATATACTTTTGGACTTACTGTGAATCTTAACTATAAGAATTTTGATTTGATGATGTTTGCACAAGGACAAGCAGGGAACAAGATTTTCCAGGGTTTAAGAAGACTGGATATGCTTGATGCCAATTATCAAACAAGAATTTTAGATAGATGGACAGGAGAGGGATCTACCAATGATAATCCAAGAGTTACCCGTAATGATCCTAACCATAACTATTCTTGGATGTCAAATTATTACCTTCAGAAAGGAGATTATGTACGTTTGAAAATTGTTCAGTTAGGGTATACCATTCCTCAGGATGTTACAAAACGTTTCGGAATGAACAAAGTAAGGCTGTATATCACAGGAGAAAACTTGCTTACTTTCACAAAATATACCGGATATGATCCGGAAATTGCAGGAAGAAATAATTCTGAACAGGACATTATTGGTGTCGACAGGGCTTACTATCCACAAGCGAGAACATTCCTTATAGGAGCTAATATTCAATTTTAA
- a CDS encoding RagB/SusD family nutrient uptake outer membrane protein, translating into MKNKNFIYKGLAVAFLTGLSFTNMSCSDSYLDNVQNSGSFNTDLYFQNEQQSFSALVSVYDILRKYSGGFENTVTFFNAGSDDFYSGGGNSNDGAGIQGLNNYMINPNTMPASYWRDYYQGIARANLLIERVPGASMSEDLKKRYIGEAKVLRSLYYFELLRMFGNIPLILKSVKFDDNYWDIPQAKPSDVYTQIEGDINAAIPDLMMTSSGNDKGRITQGTARAILGKIYLYDKKMTEAAAQFAEVNGNPGGTSQYGYKLVANYADLFKVGPELSDPYKFSTESILEVMHTNKGNSDWGFWGQGKDEGNSINVMVGPRSYSLKNIPNNNAPDIYSGWAFNTVTENFVAFMQGDPRLNVTVFNAKELVASGKISYSPAFADTGYFLNKYLPTNALKSSLPGPAELNFRQNYIAIRLADTYLMEAEALGGAGGRAQALLDAVRARVGLASVPVSLQAIKDERRRELAGEGHRWFDLVRWGDAPSKLAFKGFVANKNEILPIPFNELPNTALKQNPGY; encoded by the coding sequence ATGAAAAATAAGAATTTTATATATAAAGGACTTGCCGTTGCGTTTCTGACAGGTCTAAGTTTTACCAATATGAGTTGTAGTGATTCCTATCTGGATAATGTACAGAATTCAGGATCTTTTAATACTGATTTATATTTTCAAAATGAGCAGCAGTCTTTCAGTGCATTGGTTTCCGTATATGATATTTTAAGAAAATATTCAGGAGGATTTGAGAATACAGTTACTTTCTTTAATGCTGGATCTGATGATTTTTATTCAGGTGGAGGAAATTCCAATGATGGAGCAGGTATCCAGGGATTAAACAACTATATGATTAACCCGAATACCATGCCTGCCAGCTACTGGAGAGATTATTATCAGGGAATTGCCCGAGCTAATCTTCTAATAGAAAGAGTTCCGGGAGCTTCCATGAGTGAAGATCTTAAGAAAAGATATATCGGAGAAGCTAAAGTTCTTCGTTCTTTATATTATTTTGAACTATTAAGAATGTTTGGAAATATTCCTTTGATCCTTAAATCAGTGAAATTTGATGATAATTATTGGGATATTCCACAGGCTAAGCCTAGCGATGTATATACACAGATTGAAGGCGATATAAATGCGGCAATTCCTGATCTGATGATGACATCAAGTGGTAATGATAAAGGAAGGATTACCCAGGGGACAGCCAGAGCTATATTAGGCAAAATTTATCTTTATGATAAAAAAATGACTGAAGCAGCGGCTCAGTTTGCAGAAGTAAACGGTAATCCGGGAGGCACCAGCCAGTATGGGTATAAGCTTGTAGCAAATTATGCTGACTTATTTAAAGTTGGTCCGGAATTATCAGATCCTTACAAGTTCTCAACAGAATCGATCCTTGAAGTAATGCATACAAACAAAGGAAACTCCGATTGGGGATTCTGGGGTCAGGGAAAAGATGAAGGAAACTCTATTAATGTAATGGTAGGACCGCGTTCTTATTCATTAAAAAATATTCCAAATAATAATGCTCCTGATATCTATTCAGGCTGGGCATTTAATACCGTAACGGAGAACTTTGTTGCCTTTATGCAAGGCGACCCACGATTAAATGTAACTGTTTTCAACGCGAAAGAATTAGTGGCAAGTGGTAAAATTTCTTACAGTCCGGCTTTTGCTGATACAGGATATTTTTTAAATAAATATCTACCTACAAACGCTTTAAAAAGTTCACTTCCAGGTCCGGCAGAGCTAAATTTCCGCCAAAATTATATTGCGATAAGATTAGCAGATACCTATCTGATGGAAGCTGAAGCTTTAGGAGGTGCAGGAGGAAGAGCTCAAGCTTTGTTAGATGCGGTAAGAGCAAGAGTTGGTTTAGCATCAGTTCCTGTTTCTTTACAAGCCATTAAAGACGAAAGAAGAAGAGAACTTGCAGGAGAAGGACACAGATGGTTTGACCTTGTAAGATGGGGAGATGCTCCTTCTAAGCTTGCTTTCAAAGGGTTTGTAGCAAATAAAAATGAAATTCTTCCCATTCCGTTCAATGAATTGCCGAATACAGCTTTAAAACAAAATCCTGGTTACTAA
- a CDS encoding glycoside hydrolase family 30 protein encodes MKFHNLYSFFRGAALLSGVALFPLSCTSLTSHKGNEVQYWLTKGDESVKLQQQTPVKFVNNNNSFQNIEIDDSQKFQYVDGFGYTLTGGSVEVINRLSSAKRKALLNELFGKDKNSISISYLRLSIGASDLDGEVFSYDDLPEGQTDPSLSNFSLAKDKALITMLKEILAINPSIKIIAAPWSAPVWMKDNGKSKGGSLKPEFYGTYAQYFVKYIRGMKKEGITIDAVTPQNEPLHPGNNPSLYMPSEQQGNFIKNHLGPAFKTNGITTKIVVYDHNCNKPEYAIDILKDAEANKYIDGSAFHLYEGDISALSTVHNAFPDKNLYFTEQWTGSKGTFTEDLNWHSKNVIIGSMRNWSKIALEWNLANDPKFAPHTEGGCTECKGAITVSDSENFTRNVAYYIIAHASKFVPAGSQRITSTQTDKLSTVAFKTQFGKIVLIVQNDNEADENFNIKFAGKTAAVTISGRSTATYIF; translated from the coding sequence ATGAAGTTTCACAACTTATATAGTTTCTTTAGAGGTGCCGCACTACTTAGTGGTGTGGCCCTTTTTCCTTTATCCTGTACATCACTTACATCCCATAAAGGAAATGAAGTACAGTACTGGCTGACAAAAGGTGATGAAAGCGTAAAATTACAGCAGCAGACTCCGGTTAAATTTGTAAATAATAACAACAGTTTTCAGAATATTGAAATTGATGATTCTCAAAAGTTTCAATATGTTGATGGCTTTGGATATACATTAACAGGAGGAAGTGTTGAGGTAATCAACAGACTGTCATCTGCCAAAAGAAAAGCATTGCTTAACGAACTTTTCGGGAAGGACAAAAATTCAATTTCCATTAGCTATTTAAGATTGAGTATAGGTGCTTCAGATCTTGATGGTGAAGTTTTTTCTTATGATGATCTGCCTGAAGGACAGACTGATCCTTCCCTTTCAAATTTCAGCCTGGCAAAAGATAAAGCATTAATTACTATGTTGAAAGAGATTCTGGCGATCAATCCTTCCATTAAAATCATTGCTGCCCCGTGGTCTGCTCCGGTATGGATGAAAGACAACGGAAAATCAAAAGGAGGAAGTCTGAAACCTGAATTCTATGGAACATATGCGCAATATTTTGTAAAATACATCCGGGGAATGAAAAAAGAAGGTATCACCATTGATGCTGTAACGCCTCAGAATGAACCACTTCATCCGGGAAATAATCCTAGTCTGTATATGCCATCTGAGCAGCAGGGGAATTTTATCAAAAATCATCTGGGTCCGGCTTTTAAAACCAATGGAATTACCACTAAAATTGTGGTGTATGATCATAACTGCAACAAACCTGAATATGCCATTGATATTTTAAAAGATGCCGAAGCAAATAAATATATAGATGGATCTGCTTTTCATTTGTACGAAGGAGATATTTCTGCTCTAAGTACCGTACATAATGCTTTTCCAGACAAAAATCTATACTTTACCGAACAATGGACAGGCTCAAAAGGAACCTTTACTGAAGACCTGAACTGGCATTCGAAAAATGTAATCATTGGCTCGATGAGAAACTGGAGCAAAATAGCGCTGGAATGGAACCTTGCCAACGATCCGAAATTTGCTCCCCATACAGAAGGTGGATGCACGGAATGTAAAGGAGCAATTACTGTTTCTGACAGTGAAAATTTTACAAGAAATGTTGCCTATTATATTATAGCCCACGCTTCAAAATTTGTTCCTGCCGGATCTCAGCGTATCACTTCTACACAGACTGATAAATTGTCCACTGTTGCTTTTAAGACTCAATTTGGGAAAATAGTGTTAATTGTGCAGAACGATAATGAAGCAGATGAAAATTTTAATATTAAATTTGCCGGTAAAACCGCTGCTGTAACAATTTCTGGACGTTCTACAGCAACTTATATTTTTTAA
- a CDS encoding glycoside hydrolase family 3 N-terminal domain-containing protein yields the protein MKRVYFLLAFSAFGLNAYGQKTTDQKVAELLSKMTLEEKVGQMVQYSGFEYATGPQHSNSAAVLEEIKKGKVGSMLNVAGSEETRAFQKLAMQSRLKIPLLFGQDVIHGYRTTFPVNLGQAASWDLGMIEKSERIAATEAAAYGIHWTFAPMVDIARDPRWGRVMEGSGEDTYLGTKIGLARIKGFQGRGLGSLDAVMACAKHFAAYGAAVGGRDYNSVDMSLRQLNETYLPPFKAAAEAGVATFMNSFNDINGIPATAHKYIQRNLLKGKWNYKGFVVSDWGSIGEMVPHGYAKDASEAAERAIQGGSDMDMESRVYMAELPKLVKEGKVDPKLVDDATGRILTKKFEMGLFDDPYRFSNEKRQKEQTNNQDNRKFGREFGSKSIVLLKNQGNILPLSKTVKTVALIGPFGKETVANHGFWSIAFKDDNQRIVSQFDGIKNQLDKNATLLYAKGCNVDDQDKSQFVEAIETAKKSDVVIMTLGEGHAMSGEAKSRSSIGFTGVQEDLLKEIAKTGKPIILMINAGRPLIFNWASDNIPAIMYTWWLGTEAGNSIADVLFGTVNPGGKLPMSFPRTEGQIPVYYNHYNTGRPAKNNMDRNYVSAYIDLDNDPKYPFGYGLSYTDFTYSDIVLNSSTLTGNQTLNISVTVSNTGKYDGEEVVQLYIRDLFGKVVRPVKELKGFQKVFIKKGESKKVDFKLTPEDLKFFDDDLNFDWEGGAFDIMVGTNSQHVQTKRINWTK from the coding sequence ATGAAAAGAGTGTATTTCTTACTGGCATTTTCTGCTTTTGGACTCAATGCCTACGGACAAAAGACAACTGATCAGAAAGTAGCAGAGCTGCTGTCTAAAATGACCCTGGAAGAAAAAGTAGGGCAAATGGTTCAGTACAGCGGGTTTGAATACGCTACAGGGCCTCAGCACTCCAATTCAGCTGCTGTTTTGGAAGAAATAAAAAAAGGAAAAGTAGGTTCCATGCTGAACGTTGCAGGATCAGAGGAAACCAGAGCATTTCAGAAACTGGCGATGCAGTCGAGACTGAAAATTCCTTTATTGTTCGGGCAGGATGTTATTCATGGTTATCGTACCACATTCCCTGTGAATCTGGGACAGGCGGCAAGCTGGGATCTTGGGATGATAGAAAAATCAGAAAGAATAGCTGCTACAGAAGCCGCCGCTTACGGTATTCACTGGACGTTTGCTCCAATGGTGGATATCGCAAGAGATCCGAGATGGGGGAGAGTAATGGAAGGTTCCGGAGAAGATACTTACCTGGGAACAAAAATCGGACTGGCCAGAATCAAAGGATTTCAGGGTAGAGGTTTAGGAAGTCTTGATGCAGTGATGGCTTGTGCAAAACACTTTGCAGCCTATGGAGCAGCTGTGGGCGGAAGAGATTATAATTCTGTAGATATGAGCCTCAGACAGCTGAATGAAACGTATCTTCCACCATTTAAAGCGGCAGCAGAAGCAGGTGTTGCTACTTTTATGAATTCCTTCAATGATATTAACGGAATTCCGGCTACTGCTCATAAATATATCCAGAGAAACCTTTTAAAAGGAAAATGGAATTATAAAGGTTTTGTGGTTTCAGACTGGGGTAGTATTGGGGAAATGGTTCCACACGGTTATGCCAAAGATGCCAGCGAAGCGGCAGAAAGAGCTATACAGGGTGGAAGTGATATGGATATGGAAAGCCGTGTTTATATGGCAGAACTGCCAAAACTGGTGAAAGAAGGAAAAGTAGATCCCAAACTGGTAGATGACGCAACGGGACGAATTTTAACAAAGAAATTCGAAATGGGACTTTTCGATGATCCTTACAGATTCAGTAATGAGAAAAGACAAAAAGAACAGACAAATAATCAGGATAACAGAAAATTCGGAAGAGAATTCGGATCAAAAAGTATTGTTCTTCTTAAAAATCAGGGAAATATTCTTCCGCTTTCCAAAACGGTAAAAACAGTGGCTCTGATTGGTCCTTTCGGTAAAGAGACTGTAGCGAACCACGGTTTCTGGTCTATTGCTTTCAAAGACGACAACCAGAGAATCGTTTCACAATTCGATGGAATTAAAAATCAACTGGATAAAAACGCCACTTTATTATATGCTAAAGGCTGTAATGTTGATGATCAAGACAAAAGTCAGTTTGTAGAAGCAATAGAAACGGCAAAAAAATCAGATGTTGTGATTATGACATTGGGAGAAGGTCATGCAATGAGTGGAGAGGCGAAAAGTAGAAGCAGTATCGGATTCACAGGAGTTCAGGAAGATTTACTGAAAGAAATTGCCAAAACAGGTAAGCCAATCATTCTGATGATCAATGCCGGAAGACCTTTGATTTTCAACTGGGCATCAGACAATATTCCTGCAATTATGTATACATGGTGGCTGGGAACAGAAGCCGGAAATTCTATTGCAGATGTTCTGTTTGGTACTGTAAATCCTGGTGGGAAACTCCCAATGAGTTTTCCGAGAACAGAAGGTCAGATTCCTGTGTATTACAATCATTACAATACGGGAAGACCAGCCAAAAATAATATGGACAGAAACTATGTTTCAGCCTATATAGACCTTGATAATGATCCGAAATATCCGTTTGGATATGGCTTAAGCTATACTGATTTTACCTATTCTGATATCGTTTTAAATTCTTCAACCCTTACAGGAAATCAGACTTTGAACATCAGTGTTACTGTTTCCAATACGGGGAAATATGATGGGGAAGAGGTTGTACAGCTTTATATCAGAGATCTTTTTGGAAAAGTAGTAAGACCCGTAAAAGAGCTGAAAGGCTTCCAGAAAGTATTCATCAAAAAAGGAGAAAGCAAAAAAGTAGATTTTAAACTGACTCCTGAAGATCTGAAGTTCTTTGATGATGATTTGAATTTTGACTGGGAAGGTGGAGCGTTTGATATTATGGTGGGAACCAATTCTCAACATGTGCAGACCAAAAGAATTAACTGGACGAAATAA
- a CDS encoding family 16 glycosylhydrolase, translating to MNLNAKNLIRICAAGAFFLSVLNCASHKPDSRRTLIWSDEFNGKGLPDSLQWNYDTGGSGFGNEEAQFYTKNRLENARMEKGNLIIEAKKENWENNKYTSARLLTKGKFAFQYGTIEVRAKLPKGRGTWPAIWMMSENMKKWPDDGELDIMEHVGYNQGYIHASVHTKKYNHIQGTQKTDTLFVKDASEKFHVYKADWTPEKIDVYIDDHKFFTYENKEKNNEAWPFDRPYFIILNLAVGGFWGGKEGIDDAVFPQKYYIDYVRVYQNK from the coding sequence ATGAATCTCAATGCTAAAAATCTCATCAGAATTTGTGCAGCTGGAGCTTTCTTCCTTTCTGTTCTCAACTGTGCTTCACACAAACCTGATTCCCGCAGGACACTGATTTGGAGTGATGAATTTAATGGTAAGGGACTGCCAGATTCATTACAATGGAATTATGATACCGGAGGAAGCGGTTTTGGAAATGAAGAAGCTCAGTTTTACACCAAAAACAGGCTTGAGAATGCCAGAATGGAAAAAGGAAACCTCATCATTGAGGCTAAAAAAGAAAATTGGGAAAATAATAAATACACTTCTGCAAGGCTTTTAACCAAAGGGAAATTTGCTTTCCAATATGGCACAATTGAAGTCAGGGCAAAACTTCCTAAAGGTCGGGGAACCTGGCCGGCAATCTGGATGATGAGTGAGAACATGAAAAAATGGCCGGATGATGGTGAGCTGGATATCATGGAACATGTGGGTTATAACCAGGGATATATCCATGCTTCTGTGCATACTAAAAAATATAATCATATCCAGGGAACACAAAAGACCGATACCCTGTTTGTAAAAGATGCCAGCGAAAAGTTTCATGTCTATAAAGCAGACTGGACACCGGAAAAGATAGATGTGTATATCGATGACCATAAATTTTTCACCTATGAAAATAAAGAGAAAAATAATGAAGCTTGGCCTTTTGACAGACCATACTTTATCATTTTAAACCTTGCTGTAGGAGGATTCTGGGGTGGAAAAGAAGGCATTGATGATGCTGTTTTTCCACAGAAGTATTATATAGATTATGTAAGAGTCTATCAAAATAAATAA